In a genomic window of Telopea speciosissima isolate NSW1024214 ecotype Mountain lineage chromosome 5, Tspe_v1, whole genome shotgun sequence:
- the LOC122663121 gene encoding putative disease resistance RPP13-like protein 1, with translation MSALGNSTFLQVAFDRFASPELGDFILRWDIDLHEVESLKPTSAMIQALSDEAEVKQFTDGTAKLWLDHLKQLLYDAEDILDEYATELLRLKLESAHQTQQGIERPGSGVRDFNERLKGLKLESEHQTHPHQTQQESDEM, from the exons atgtcAGCTCTAGGAAACTCGACCTTCCTTCAGGTGGCCTTCGACAGGTTTGCCTCTCCTGAGTTGGGGGACTTCATACTCCGATGGGACATCGACTTGCATGAAGTGGAGTCACTCAAACCAACATCAGCCATGATTCAAGCCTTATCTGATGAAGCTGAAGTGAAGCAGTTCACCGACGGTACTGCGAAACTGTGGCTcgaccacctcaaacaactcctCTATGATGCGGAGGACATACTGGATGAGTATGCTACTGAACTTCTACGCCTGAAATTGGAATCTGCTCACCAAACCCAACAG GGAATTGAAAGGCCTGGATCAGGAGTAAGGGATTTCAACGAGAGGTTAAAAGGACTGAAATTGGAATCTGAACATCAGACCCACCCTCACCAAACCCAACAG GAGAGTGATGAGATGTGA